In a genomic window of Gambusia affinis linkage group LG04, SWU_Gaff_1.0, whole genome shotgun sequence:
- the LOC122829916 gene encoding early growth response protein 1-B, translating into MLNNMDLNAKDSFYPQFENCNSSSLGMENSVRKDSNQEVFVDAERGVPAQFGHEGTPATLKTEASNSEYAFNHCECPKDAYTSSSSSSLAYSGSFYVEASQGAPCSTETLLNMITEIVGISTLPLSEAQQNGNCSRGNYPSPGPPESSSGGFGDSKRQSYTCSGPDPDQTPQDGQAHQDPSTSQFGFQKKPEPKSEAASFPVVVKNEFESSCYEWGSFNNKSDCLETTFHTETFPMSNDFPPDQQMDVKDLLETFPPICPNPDMEFKVEGGIKQEPCFSDTCSQSYSSPLYNNYLPPPPTMGLKPYPEPPQPSNQCDPLYTSPTLPSTIDSILYSSLLPDSFPQTYTNRTAKPPGSRARKSPAASSHGPAKEKPFTCPMESCDRRFSRSDELNRHIRIHTGHKPFQCRICLRSFSRSDHLTTHTRTHTGEKPFSCDVCGKRFARSDERKRHGRVHLKQKEKMEIKPQVTTGAWPFSLPEGI; encoded by the exons ATGTTGAACAATATGGATTTGAACGCGAAAGATTCTTTTTATCCTCAATTTGAGAATTGCAACAGTTCTTCCCTGGGAATGGAAAACAGCGTGAGGAAAGACAGTAACCAAGAGGTGTTCGTCGATGCAGAACGGGGGGTACCTGCCCAGTTTGGCCACG AAGGAACCCCTGCAACCCTAAAAACTGAGGCTTCCAACTCGGAGTACGCTTTCAACCACTGCGAGTGCCCAAAAGACGCAtacacctcctcctcctcctcctcgctcgCCTACTCCGGCAGCTTCTATGTTGAGGCATCTCAGGGAGCGCCCTGCAGCACCGAAACACTCCTCAACATGATCACCGAGATCGTGGGCATATCCACGCTGCCGCTCTCAGAGGCGCAACAGAACGGCAACTGCAGCCGGGGGAACTACCCCTCGCCCGGGCCTCCGGAAAGCAGCTCCGGCGGCTTCGGAGACTCGAAGAGGCAGTCATACACCTGTTCTGGACCCGATCCAGACCAAACCCCGCAAGATGGCCAGGCCCACCAAGACCCGTCCACCTCCCAGTTCGGCTTCCAGAAGAAGCCAGAACCAAAGTCGGAAGCCGCTTCCTTCCCCGTTGTGGTTAAGAACGAGTTTGAAAGCAGCTGCTATGAGTGGGGGAGCTTTAACAATAAGTCTGACTGTTTGGAGACCACTTTCCACACAGAAACATTCCCCATGTCCAATGACTTCCCGCCTGATCAGCAAATGGACGTCAAGGACCTCTTGGAGACCTTTCCCCCAATTTGCCCCAATCCAGACATGGAGTTTAAAGTGGAGGGGGGCATCAAGCAGGAGCCCTGTTTCTCTGACACCTGTTCTCAGAGTTACTCCAGCCCCCTTTACAATAATTACCTTCCACCTCCACCAACTATGGGCCTGAAGCCCTACCCAGAGCCTCCACAGCCGTCAAACCAGTGCGACCCTCTCTACACATCTCCAACCTTACCCAGCACCATAGACTCCATCCTGTACTCCTCCCTGCTGCCGGACTCGTTCCCGCAAACTTACACCAACCGCACGGCGAAGCCCCCCGGCAGCAGGGCGAGGAAGAGCCCCGCGGCTTCCTCCCACGGCCCGGCCAAGGAGAAGCCCTTCACCTGCCCCATGGAGAGCTGTGACCGGCGCTTCTCCCGCTCCGACGAGCTCAACCGGCACATCCGCATCCACACGGGCCACAAGCCATTCCAGTGCCGCATCTGTCTGCGCAGCTTTAGCCGGAGCGATCACCTCACGACCCACACCAGGACTCACACCGGGGAGAAACCCTTTTCCTGCGACGTGTGCGGCAAGAGGTTCGCCCGCAGCGACGAGAGGAAGCGGCACGGACGCGTTCAcctgaagcagaaggaaaaaatggaaataaagcCGCAGGTGACCACCGGGGCATGGCCGTTCAGTCTTCCTGAGGGGATATGA